From Pelagicoccus sp. SDUM812003, a single genomic window includes:
- a CDS encoding sugar phosphate isomerase/epimerase: MALLDTLAVQSYCFREFKESAEVASKTREIGLDHIEVCELHADFRNPNEWKRIVEIYESFGVSIVSIGVQTFDGNEDDESFFECAAIAGAKHISAHFKVGTFPKAVAQVRSWCDKYGIKVGIHNHGGYLFGGSPDVVEQLIGLGSPQVGLCMDTAWALQIGPNNGNPIDWANKYSEFLYGIHFKDFVFDRNGAWKDTVVGDGNLDLPKLLATLKAQGFDGVGILEYEADPENPVPALKACVEKMRSLA; this comes from the coding sequence ATGGCCCTACTCGACACCCTCGCCGTTCAATCCTACTGCTTCCGCGAATTCAAGGAGAGCGCCGAAGTCGCCTCCAAGACCCGCGAGATCGGACTCGACCACATCGAAGTCTGCGAGCTCCACGCGGATTTTCGAAACCCCAACGAATGGAAACGCATCGTGGAGATCTACGAGAGCTTCGGCGTATCCATCGTATCCATCGGAGTGCAAACCTTCGACGGAAACGAAGACGACGAATCGTTTTTCGAATGCGCCGCCATCGCGGGAGCCAAGCACATATCGGCCCACTTCAAAGTCGGCACCTTTCCCAAAGCCGTCGCCCAAGTAAGATCCTGGTGCGACAAGTACGGCATCAAGGTCGGCATCCACAACCATGGCGGCTATCTCTTCGGGGGATCGCCCGACGTGGTCGAACAGCTCATCGGGCTAGGCTCGCCGCAAGTCGGTCTTTGCATGGATACCGCCTGGGCGTTGCAGATCGGCCCAAACAACGGAAACCCCATCGACTGGGCCAACAAGTATTCGGAATTTCTATACGGAATCCACTTCAAGGACTTCGTCTTCGATCGGAACGGAGCGTGGAAGGACACAGTCGTGGGGGACGGCAACCTGGATTTGCCGAAGCTGCTCGCCACCCTCAAAGCTCAGGGCTTCGACGGCGTGGGCATTCTCGAATACGAAGCCGACCCGGAAAATCCAGTGCCAGCCCTTAAGGCCTGCGTGGAGAAGATGCGTTCCCTAGCGTAG
- a CDS encoding biopolymer transporter ExbD: MRRNRSRKDDRDRVDINLSPMIDCIFILLIFFIVTTVFVEESGIEVRKPQAASTVALDKNSILIAISNDDRVFYGGEEIGVSGVRPRVQRILTTEESDVIIQADASASHGVFARVYGEAKAAGAKRIHFATEQ; this comes from the coding sequence ATGAGACGCAACCGCTCGCGTAAAGATGACAGAGATCGCGTCGACATCAACCTGTCGCCGATGATCGACTGCATCTTCATCCTTCTCATCTTCTTCATCGTCACCACCGTGTTCGTTGAAGAGAGCGGCATCGAGGTTCGCAAACCCCAAGCCGCCTCCACCGTCGCCCTAGACAAGAACTCCATCCTCATAGCCATCTCCAACGACGATCGCGTCTTCTACGGCGGCGAGGAGATCGGCGTCTCCGGCGTACGGCCCCGCGTGCAGCGCATCCTGACCACCGAGGAGTCCGACGTCATCATCCAAGCCGACGCTTCCGCCAGCCACGGCGTCTTCGCTCGGGTCTACGGCGAGGCTAAAGCCGCCGGAGCCAAACGCATCCACTTCGCCACCGAACAGTAG
- a CDS encoding HDOD domain-containing protein, with amino-acid sequence MITRDDEVEKAIRANLAGMGPINLMSTNGKKLVSVLIVESDERFLESVRGCPGLNRSGWVVRTASSAEAGLKALREARVDVFVAGVSLPDLDGISFLKKTKELSPNSLRLLLYKEADKREMGKAVGLMHRRLQQPVAPEELDLAIRQVLVTHLRIRRPEVANIVRETKQLHVNTQPMQELLKTADDPQCDIDTLALIIKKHPTAVATVLQVANTAFYGSAGGVDTLEEALQLMGMDFVRNLAITELAKKQLRLSPGLQELANAVLQHSIEASQYGLRMRKYVKNLKLVQQISSLALLHDLGKLVLLAAKGNDYADLMGQSVDSGTPCWRLERANYGCDHAGVGGFLFSMWGLPEVIVRAVSFHHEPLKVAEKDFCPTSLLHFSNVAAHANHGVSCYSGDNLNEELAEKLGLSPEFAYEFDE; translated from the coding sequence ATGATTACGCGCGACGACGAGGTTGAGAAAGCCATCCGGGCGAACCTCGCTGGTATGGGGCCAATCAACCTAATGAGTACGAATGGTAAGAAGCTGGTCAGCGTGCTGATCGTGGAATCGGACGAGCGATTTCTCGAGAGCGTGCGTGGTTGTCCAGGTCTGAACCGATCCGGTTGGGTCGTGCGTACCGCTTCCAGCGCCGAAGCGGGTTTGAAAGCCCTTCGCGAAGCTCGCGTGGACGTGTTCGTCGCTGGCGTCTCTCTGCCAGACCTCGATGGGATTTCCTTTCTGAAGAAGACCAAGGAGCTTTCGCCCAACTCCCTGCGCCTGCTGCTTTACAAGGAGGCGGACAAGCGGGAAATGGGCAAGGCGGTCGGCCTCATGCACCGACGTTTGCAGCAACCGGTCGCCCCCGAGGAGCTCGATTTGGCGATTCGTCAGGTTCTAGTGACGCATCTGCGCATCCGTCGACCCGAGGTGGCCAACATCGTTCGGGAGACCAAGCAGCTGCACGTGAACACCCAACCGATGCAGGAGCTGCTCAAGACGGCGGACGATCCGCAGTGCGACATCGACACCCTGGCGCTGATCATCAAGAAGCACCCCACTGCGGTGGCCACGGTGCTCCAGGTGGCGAACACCGCCTTCTACGGTTCGGCCGGCGGAGTGGACACCTTGGAAGAGGCTTTGCAGCTGATGGGCATGGATTTCGTGCGCAATCTGGCCATCACCGAGCTGGCGAAGAAGCAGCTTCGTCTCAGCCCGGGATTGCAGGAGCTGGCCAACGCGGTGCTGCAGCACTCGATCGAAGCGAGCCAGTACGGGTTGCGCATGCGCAAGTACGTCAAAAACCTCAAGCTGGTGCAGCAGATCAGCAGCTTGGCCTTGCTGCACGACTTGGGAAAGCTGGTTTTGCTCGCCGCCAAAGGAAACGACTACGCCGACCTCATGGGCCAATCCGTGGATTCCGGCACGCCGTGCTGGCGCCTCGAGCGCGCCAACTACGGCTGCGACCACGCTGGGGTGGGCGGATTCCTCTTCTCCATGTGGGGCCTGCCGGAAGTGATCGTTCGCGCGGTCTCCTTCCACCACGAGCCGCTGAAGGTGGCGGAAAAGGACTTTTGCCCCACCAGCCTGCTGCATTTCTCGAACGTGGCCGCTCACGCGAACCACGGTGTGTCATGCTATTCTGGAGACAACTTGAACGAGGAGCTGGCCGAGAAGCTCGGCTTGTCGCCAGAATTCGCATACGAGTTCGACGAATAG
- a CDS encoding molybdopterin molybdotransferase MoeA encodes MITVQEAEKLILDNIGRIGAETVPITEAAGRSLQEPLTADRPLPPFNRAALDGIAISSSAYNMGARVYPVEGVAAAGAPPLELKDFKACIEVMTGAVMPTGTDCVIPVEEYEMTKKGAKLPDGMIVEFGQGIHEMGTDCDEGAELLAPGIALTAKEIAIAASIGKYELRVSKSPRIAIISTGNELVSIVQTPEPYQIRRSNDLTLATALAAAGYGDTELIHIPDDPEQISKSIKDAMSRCDALVLAGGVSKGKYDYIPETLVKLGVAIRFQWVSQRPGKPMWFGQFSRERERLPVFALPGNPVSCFTCLRRYVIPALDKWTDRPAPRPFYVKLDHDLTFKQELTLFLPVVLDPRPSGELWAKPALFNTSGDFSSVAKTSGFIELPRKRSVFPQGEAFPYYEWPS; translated from the coding sequence GTGATCACAGTACAGGAAGCCGAAAAACTCATCCTCGACAATATTGGCCGCATCGGCGCCGAAACCGTTCCCATCACCGAAGCCGCTGGACGATCGCTGCAGGAGCCCTTGACCGCCGATCGCCCCCTGCCCCCTTTCAACCGAGCCGCCCTGGATGGCATCGCCATCTCCAGCTCCGCCTACAACATGGGAGCGCGCGTCTACCCCGTGGAAGGCGTCGCAGCGGCGGGCGCCCCTCCGCTCGAACTCAAGGACTTCAAAGCCTGCATCGAGGTGATGACTGGCGCCGTCATGCCCACCGGCACCGACTGCGTCATTCCCGTCGAAGAGTACGAAATGACGAAAAAGGGGGCCAAGCTGCCCGACGGCATGATCGTGGAGTTTGGCCAGGGTATCCACGAGATGGGCACGGATTGCGATGAAGGAGCCGAGCTTCTGGCGCCTGGGATCGCCCTCACCGCGAAGGAGATCGCCATCGCCGCCTCCATCGGAAAATACGAACTTCGCGTATCGAAAAGCCCCCGCATCGCCATCATCTCCACCGGAAACGAGCTTGTATCCATCGTGCAAACACCGGAGCCCTACCAGATCCGTCGCTCCAACGATCTAACGCTCGCCACCGCGCTGGCGGCGGCTGGATACGGCGATACCGAACTGATCCACATCCCCGACGATCCCGAGCAGATCTCGAAAAGCATCAAGGACGCCATGTCGCGCTGCGACGCCCTGGTGCTCGCTGGCGGCGTATCCAAGGGCAAATACGACTACATCCCGGAGACGCTGGTAAAGCTCGGCGTCGCCATTCGCTTCCAGTGGGTGAGCCAGCGCCCGGGCAAGCCGATGTGGTTCGGCCAGTTTTCCCGAGAGCGCGAACGCCTGCCGGTATTCGCCCTCCCTGGCAACCCCGTTTCCTGCTTCACCTGCCTTCGCCGCTACGTGATCCCCGCCCTGGATAAATGGACCGATCGCCCCGCCCCGAGACCCTTCTACGTAAAGCTCGACCACGACCTCACCTTCAAACAGGAGCTCACGCTCTTTCTGCCAGTGGTGCTCGATCCGCGTCCGAGCGGCGAGCTCTGGGCGAAACCCGCGCTCTTCAACACCTCGGGCGATTTCAGCTCCGTCGCCAAAACCTCCGGTTTCATCGAACTGCCCCGAAAGCGTTCCGTCTTTCCTCAGGGCGAAGCCTTTCCCTACTACGAGTGGCCTAGCTGA
- a CDS encoding molybdenum cofactor biosynthesis protein MoaE, with protein MSGPRPTQTSLRSETPASFALSADPLQPERLKQTLLNQHAGALATFEGWVRNHNEGKPVDRLEYSSYPELANKEGAKIVQEAQERFAIDGAIALHRTGLLEIGHIAVWVGACAAHRDAAFDACRYIIEEVKRRVPIWKKEYYSDGVSAWVNCHQEAK; from the coding sequence ATGTCCGGTCCAAGACCAACCCAGACCTCGCTCCGCTCGGAAACTCCAGCGTCCTTTGCGCTTTCCGCCGATCCGCTGCAACCCGAGCGCCTCAAGCAAACGCTGCTCAATCAGCATGCCGGGGCCCTGGCCACCTTCGAAGGCTGGGTGCGGAACCACAACGAAGGCAAGCCCGTCGATCGCCTTGAGTATTCCTCCTATCCCGAGCTCGCCAACAAGGAAGGGGCCAAGATCGTGCAGGAAGCCCAAGAGAGATTCGCCATCGACGGAGCCATCGCCTTGCACCGCACCGGCTTGCTGGAGATCGGCCACATCGCGGTTTGGGTAGGAGCCTGCGCCGCCCACCGAGACGCCGCCTTCGACGCCTGCCGCTACATCATCGAAGAAGTGAAGCGACGCGTGCCTATCTGGAAGAAGGAATACTACTCAGATGGAGTAAGCGCCTGGGTGAATTGTCACCAAGAGGCTAAATAG
- a CDS encoding MoaD/ThiS family protein, whose product MPKLCFTSNLQRHVESSDLIVDASRVVDALEVAFAKRPRLRGYILDDQGCLHRHMAILVNGVAIRDREKLETPVRPDDEIFVVQALSGG is encoded by the coding sequence GTGCCCAAGCTTTGTTTTACCTCCAACCTGCAGCGCCACGTGGAGAGCTCCGACCTTATCGTCGATGCCAGTCGCGTGGTGGACGCTCTTGAAGTCGCGTTCGCGAAACGCCCTCGTTTGCGCGGCTACATTCTCGACGATCAAGGCTGCTTGCACCGGCACATGGCGATCCTGGTAAACGGAGTCGCCATCCGCGATCGAGAGAAGCTCGAGACTCCCGTTCGACCCGACGATGAGATATTCGTCGTTCAAGCCCTATCCGGAGGCTAG
- the gndA gene encoding NADP-dependent phosphogluconate dehydrogenase: MSTEQSDIGLVGLAVMGQNLALNIADHGFKISVYNRTTSKTDDFVAAHPDTPGGLFGAKTLEEFVQSLERPRKIIILVQAGKATDAVIAGLTPLLDKDDIIIDGGNALWTDTIRREKELSEAGFRFVGSGVSGGEEGARFGPSLMPGGKESSWNELKPIWEAIAAKVDADTGKPIGGAAPGKPVEGGVPCTTYIGENGAGHYVKMVHNGIEYGDMQTICEAYSVMSKLLGMSPKDMSKVFTEWNDGVLDSFLIEITADILQQDDPVTGKPFVDIVLDTAGQKGTGKWTSVNALDMGISAPSIAEAVFARCISAVKEERVAASKVIEKSYPAFEGDKESFTQAVHDALYCSKICSYAQGFQLMRAAQKEYDWDLNFGEISMIWRGGCIIRARFLQKIYEAYQRDPDLANLLLDPYFKSEIDRCEANWRKVVSTAASHGIPIPTFMSALSYYDSYRNERLPANLLQAQRDYFGAHTYERVDQPRGKFFHIDWPDPKRPQLEA, translated from the coding sequence ATGTCGACAGAACAATCAGACATCGGACTCGTTGGCCTAGCGGTCATGGGTCAGAACCTTGCCCTCAATATCGCCGACCACGGCTTCAAGATTTCCGTCTACAACCGAACGACGTCCAAGACCGACGACTTCGTCGCCGCCCACCCGGACACCCCGGGCGGACTCTTCGGAGCCAAGACCCTGGAAGAATTCGTCCAGTCCCTCGAGCGCCCGCGCAAGATCATCATCCTGGTGCAGGCAGGCAAGGCTACCGACGCGGTCATCGCCGGTCTGACGCCGCTGCTGGACAAGGACGACATCATCATCGACGGAGGCAACGCCCTCTGGACCGACACCATCCGCCGCGAGAAGGAGCTCAGCGAGGCTGGATTCCGCTTCGTCGGATCCGGCGTTTCCGGCGGCGAAGAAGGCGCCCGCTTCGGTCCTTCCCTCATGCCAGGCGGAAAGGAATCCTCCTGGAACGAGCTCAAGCCCATCTGGGAAGCCATCGCGGCCAAGGTCGACGCCGACACCGGCAAGCCGATCGGCGGCGCCGCTCCGGGCAAGCCGGTCGAAGGCGGCGTGCCCTGCACCACCTACATCGGCGAAAACGGAGCCGGCCACTATGTCAAGATGGTGCACAACGGCATCGAATACGGCGACATGCAGACCATATGCGAAGCCTACTCCGTGATGTCCAAGCTGCTCGGCATGAGCCCCAAGGACATGTCGAAGGTCTTCACCGAGTGGAACGACGGCGTGCTGGATTCCTTCCTCATCGAAATCACCGCTGACATCCTCCAGCAAGACGACCCTGTCACCGGCAAGCCCTTCGTGGATATCGTGCTCGACACCGCCGGCCAGAAAGGCACCGGCAAGTGGACCAGCGTGAACGCCCTGGACATGGGCATCTCAGCTCCTTCCATCGCCGAAGCGGTCTTCGCTCGCTGCATCTCAGCCGTGAAAGAGGAGCGCGTGGCAGCCTCCAAGGTCATCGAAAAGAGCTATCCCGCCTTCGAGGGCGACAAGGAATCCTTCACCCAGGCCGTGCACGACGCCCTGTACTGCTCCAAGATCTGCTCCTACGCCCAAGGCTTCCAGCTCATGCGAGCCGCCCAGAAGGAGTACGACTGGGACCTGAACTTCGGAGAGATCTCCATGATCTGGCGGGGCGGCTGCATCATCCGAGCACGCTTCCTCCAGAAGATCTACGAGGCCTACCAGCGCGATCCTGACCTGGCCAACCTCCTGCTCGATCCGTACTTCAAGAGCGAGATCGATCGCTGCGAGGCCAACTGGCGCAAGGTGGTCTCCACCGCCGCCAGCCACGGCATCCCGATCCCGACCTTCATGTCCGCCCTGTCCTACTACGACAGCTACCGCAACGAGCGCCTGCCCGCCAACTTGCTTCAGGCCCAGCGCGACTACTTCGGCGCCCACACCTACGAGCGCGTCGACCAGCCCCGCGGGAAGTTCTTCCACATCGACTGGCCCGACCCGAAGCGCCCGCAGCTCGAGGCCTAA
- a CDS encoding MotA/TolQ/ExbB proton channel family protein: MRPRVLLLAAAIGMTPWGYGQAEIEFAEMIRDTQERIEQTLASYQSFLQATQGEKLELVRQINKLETELVELRRQEAKAKSSTTEQGFDLEDMKSRIDALDTQTQYSSGVLSEYLTNFESRIHISEDQFYLAPLSELRQTLDEEGRSQSERIQILFQSLELGLERQRELLGGRRFQGRAITPSGGIKPGEIALIGPSAYFLSQDGSASGLLNFNSGTIEPALIPLSEQQSAHIKETLTNADGMLPIDASLGNAIALDQARGSLLEHIQKGGWVGYAILALGGLTLLVSVLKLFDLRAHRIDDPGDLGAIARNALSGKSEYTEEALKSSSKPIDRMLATGAQFVRADSDTLLDAMEASILRFQPKLERFLPLLSTTAAVAPLMGLLGTVVGMIKTFTLIEVFGTGDAKSLSSGISEALVTTELGLVVAIPALIFHGIFTRIMRYRIGSMEQIATEFSRHVSNQRKTEIAP, encoded by the coding sequence ATGAGACCCCGGGTTCTGCTGCTGGCCGCGGCTATCGGCATGACGCCCTGGGGCTACGGCCAAGCGGAAATCGAATTCGCGGAGATGATACGCGATACGCAGGAGCGAATCGAGCAAACCCTCGCCTCCTACCAAAGCTTCCTCCAAGCCACCCAAGGCGAAAAACTCGAGCTCGTCCGCCAAATCAATAAACTGGAAACCGAGCTGGTGGAGCTTCGCCGCCAGGAAGCGAAAGCGAAAAGCTCCACCACCGAACAGGGTTTCGATCTGGAGGACATGAAGAGCCGTATCGACGCCCTCGATACGCAGACCCAATACTCCAGCGGCGTGCTCTCCGAATACCTCACCAACTTCGAAAGCCGCATCCACATCTCAGAAGACCAGTTCTATCTGGCGCCGCTCAGCGAGCTCAGGCAAACGCTGGACGAAGAAGGAAGATCGCAAAGCGAACGTATCCAAATCCTCTTCCAATCCCTCGAGCTCGGTCTGGAAAGGCAACGAGAGCTCCTGGGCGGACGCCGCTTCCAAGGCAGAGCGATCACGCCCTCCGGAGGGATCAAACCGGGCGAAATCGCCCTCATCGGTCCAAGCGCCTACTTCCTCTCCCAAGACGGATCCGCCTCCGGCCTGCTCAACTTCAATTCAGGCACCATCGAACCCGCACTCATACCATTGAGCGAACAGCAAAGCGCGCACATCAAAGAGACGCTGACAAACGCCGACGGAATGCTGCCAATAGACGCCTCTCTGGGCAACGCCATCGCTCTCGATCAAGCCCGCGGCAGCCTGCTGGAGCACATCCAAAAAGGAGGCTGGGTCGGCTACGCCATCCTCGCTCTCGGGGGACTGACCTTGCTCGTCTCGGTCCTCAAACTCTTCGACCTGCGAGCCCATCGAATCGACGATCCAGGCGACCTTGGCGCGATCGCAAGAAACGCATTGTCCGGAAAGTCCGAATACACGGAGGAGGCGCTGAAGTCGAGCTCCAAGCCCATCGATCGCATGCTAGCGACAGGGGCGCAGTTCGTCCGTGCCGACAGCGACACCTTGCTCGACGCCATGGAAGCGTCCATCCTTCGCTTTCAGCCGAAGCTGGAGCGGTTTCTTCCCTTGCTCTCCACCACCGCCGCGGTGGCCCCGCTGATGGGCCTCCTAGGCACCGTGGTGGGCATGATCAAAACCTTCACCCTCATCGAAGTGTTCGGCACGGGCGACGCCAAATCCCTTTCCTCCGGCATATCGGAAGCCTTGGTCACCACCGAGCTGGGACTGGTCGTCGCCATCCCCGCCCTCATCTTCCATGGCATTTTCACCCGCATCATGCGCTACCGCATCGGCTCCATGGAGCAGATCGCCACCGAATTCTCGCGCCACGTCTCCAACCAACGAAAAACCGAAATCGCCCCATGA
- a CDS encoding MoaD/ThiS family protein, giving the protein MKVSIQYFALLREQRGLDQEEIDTDSATAGALYQELSERHGFTLPATSLKVALDDDFAQWDDRLSDGCSIVFIPPVAGG; this is encoded by the coding sequence GTGAAAGTTTCCATCCAATACTTCGCCCTCCTCCGCGAACAGCGCGGACTCGACCAGGAGGAGATCGACACCGACTCCGCCACCGCTGGCGCTCTCTACCAAGAGCTTTCCGAGCGACACGGGTTCACCTTGCCAGCCACCTCCCTGAAGGTCGCGCTCGATGACGACTTCGCCCAGTGGGACGACCGGCTGAGCGACGGCTGCAGCATCGTCTTCATCCCGCCCGTCGCCGGGGGCTGA
- a CDS encoding DUF3450 family protein, which produces MKLSFRPPAAAVTCWLLATLASSQELDLLKQTTDRWIEARNRLSKEQTDWAVEKDLLKATQSTLASTRDTVSENLYRLQLESKKLDEQLLDAQTKLQDLEATRQVIEDATQRQEHQIRTIVAWLPSPLRDKIKPLARKIPAPGSKDVPTPNRLQNIVAISSMIDEFNNTLTLSHTMRTLENGEAIDVRVLYWGLATAYATDRSGARAWILSPAPDAWTWTPAPEHAPAIKQLFDVYDKTIDPLAVEVPFTFVKKEEAP; this is translated from the coding sequence ATGAAACTCAGTTTTAGACCACCCGCGGCAGCAGTGACGTGCTGGCTGCTCGCCACCCTCGCCTCCAGCCAAGAGCTCGATCTCCTCAAACAAACCACCGACCGCTGGATCGAGGCCCGCAACCGTCTCTCCAAGGAGCAGACCGATTGGGCGGTCGAAAAGGACCTCCTCAAAGCCACCCAATCGACCCTTGCCAGCACTCGAGACACGGTCTCCGAAAACCTGTATCGCCTGCAGCTGGAGTCCAAGAAGCTCGACGAACAACTGCTGGATGCCCAAACGAAGCTGCAGGATCTCGAGGCCACACGCCAGGTCATCGAAGACGCCACCCAGCGCCAAGAACACCAGATCCGAACGATCGTCGCCTGGCTGCCCTCTCCGCTGCGAGACAAGATCAAACCGCTCGCCCGCAAGATCCCCGCGCCAGGATCGAAAGACGTTCCCACCCCAAACCGCTTGCAGAACATCGTCGCCATCAGTTCGATGATAGACGAGTTCAACAACACCCTCACCCTCTCCCACACCATGCGGACCCTGGAAAACGGCGAGGCCATCGACGTGCGCGTGCTCTACTGGGGACTGGCCACCGCCTACGCCACCGACAGAAGCGGCGCCCGAGCCTGGATCCTCTCCCCCGCTCCAGACGCGTGGACCTGGACGCCCGCGCCCGAGCACGCCCCGGCCATCAAGCAGCTCTTCGACGTCTACGACAAAACCATCGATCCGCTAGCGGTCGAAGTTCCCTTCACCTTCGTCAAAAAGGAGGAAGCGCCATGA
- a CDS encoding exo-alpha-sialidase gives MKKTIRLLLATRKGLFELEPQTEAAWSVSDTAFLGDPVTLAFHDSRSGHAYAALNHGHFGVKLHRRLAGQSDWQEIETPAYPPFPEGREPDRCPFRGIEIPWKLEQIWALAPGGEDQPGRIWCGSLPGGLFKSDDHGDSWQFVDSLWNVPERAKWAGGGYDFPGIHSIAVDPRDSRRVVVGISCGGIWETSDDGGTWKLIGQGLRAEYMPPELAYDPVAQDPHYLVSCPAQPERIWVQHHNGIFRSDDGGKTFSEIKDAGPSVFGFAVAVHPQDPDTAWFVPAIKDEQRIPVDGKLVVTRTRDGGKHFQTLGNGLPQTHAYDLVYRHALAVDDTGDRLAFGSTTGSLWTSDDQGDTWQLASAHFPPINSVSFYQ, from the coding sequence ATGAAGAAGACGATCCGACTGCTGCTCGCCACGCGCAAAGGCCTGTTCGAACTCGAACCGCAAACCGAGGCCGCATGGTCCGTTTCCGACACCGCCTTTCTCGGCGACCCTGTCACGCTGGCCTTCCACGACTCCCGCTCAGGCCATGCCTACGCCGCCCTCAACCACGGCCACTTCGGGGTGAAACTTCACCGCCGGCTCGCTGGGCAATCAGATTGGCAAGAAATCGAAACGCCCGCCTACCCGCCCTTTCCCGAGGGCAGGGAACCGGATCGCTGCCCGTTTCGCGGCATCGAAATCCCCTGGAAGCTGGAGCAGATCTGGGCCCTGGCCCCCGGCGGCGAGGACCAACCGGGGCGAATCTGGTGCGGCTCCCTGCCTGGAGGCTTGTTCAAGTCGGACGACCATGGCGACTCGTGGCAGTTCGTCGACTCCCTATGGAACGTGCCCGAACGAGCGAAGTGGGCCGGAGGCGGCTACGACTTTCCGGGGATCCATTCCATCGCCGTCGATCCTCGGGATTCGCGCCGCGTGGTCGTCGGCATCTCCTGTGGCGGCATTTGGGAAACGAGCGACGATGGAGGAACCTGGAAACTGATCGGCCAAGGCCTGCGAGCCGAATACATGCCCCCGGAGCTCGCCTACGATCCCGTCGCTCAGGATCCGCATTACCTGGTCTCCTGCCCCGCCCAGCCCGAACGGATCTGGGTGCAGCACCACAATGGCATCTTTCGCTCGGACGACGGGGGAAAAACCTTTTCCGAGATCAAAGACGCTGGGCCGAGCGTCTTCGGCTTCGCAGTGGCCGTGCATCCCCAAGATCCGGATACAGCGTGGTTCGTGCCCGCGATCAAGGACGAGCAGCGTATCCCGGTGGACGGGAAACTCGTGGTCACCCGCACCCGAGACGGGGGAAAGCATTTTCAGACGCTTGGAAACGGGCTCCCGCAGACCCATGCCTACGATCTGGTCTACCGGCATGCCCTCGCCGTCGACGACACCGGAGACCGCCTGGCATTCGGCAGCACCACTGGCTCGCTTTGGACCAGCGACGATCAGGGCGACACCTGGCAACTCGCCAGCGCCCACTTTCCGCCAATCAACAGCGTGAGCTTCTACCAGTAG
- a CDS encoding MotA/TolQ/ExbB proton channel family protein: MSAGILERIWQIIYSGGPIMVALALLAFMLYRNTVGVFLFITRLRVRQTLQRHHSKPTRTDIRNFREHFEQLVRTQLKYANVLIVAAPLMGLLGTVAGMLDTFRGIGAESGQDTTKAVADGIKVALITTQTGLMIAIIGLFFSQWILRIYRSKDLQLLELELETMEKT, from the coding sequence ATGAGCGCCGGCATCCTGGAGAGAATCTGGCAAATCATCTACAGCGGCGGCCCCATCATGGTCGCCCTCGCCCTGCTGGCGTTCATGCTCTACCGAAACACTGTAGGCGTTTTCCTCTTCATCACCCGACTGCGCGTGCGCCAAACCTTGCAAAGACACCATAGCAAGCCCACGCGAACGGACATTCGAAATTTCAGAGAACACTTCGAGCAGCTGGTGCGAACGCAGCTCAAATACGCCAACGTGCTCATCGTGGCCGCTCCCCTGATGGGGCTGCTCGGCACCGTGGCGGGCATGCTGGACACCTTTCGCGGCATCGGAGCGGAAAGCGGCCAAGACACCACCAAAGCGGTCGCCGACGGCATCAAAGTCGCTCTCATCACCACCCAGACCGGACTGATGATCGCGATCATCGGGCTCTTCTTCAGCCAGTGGATCCTACGAATCTACCGCAGCAAGGACCTGCAATTGCTCGAACTGGAACTGGAAACCATGGAAAAAACCTAA
- the moaC gene encoding cyclic pyranopterin monophosphate synthase MoaC, producing the protein MPFTHLDSKAQPHMVDVTDKAVTRRSATAQARVRLTPEIMAAFDGKELQSKKGPVFHTAILAGIQAAKKTSDLIPLCHPLPLTKCSVSIEPTSDSCVEIRATAITDAKTGVEMEALSAVSGAALTLYDMCKAISKGIVIEDIRLLEKTGGKSGDYHADAPTNRADTP; encoded by the coding sequence ATGCCCTTCACCCACCTCGACTCGAAAGCCCAGCCCCACATGGTCGACGTCACCGACAAAGCGGTGACGCGGCGCTCCGCGACCGCCCAGGCCCGCGTGCGCCTCACGCCAGAGATCATGGCCGCCTTCGATGGCAAGGAGCTGCAAAGCAAAAAAGGGCCCGTGTTCCACACCGCCATTCTGGCTGGCATCCAAGCCGCCAAAAAGACCAGCGACCTGATCCCGCTCTGCCATCCCCTGCCACTGACGAAATGCTCGGTCAGCATCGAGCCGACGAGCGATTCCTGCGTGGAAATTCGCGCCACCGCAATCACCGACGCCAAGACAGGCGTTGAAATGGAGGCGCTCTCCGCAGTCAGCGGGGCCGCCCTCACGCTCTACGACATGTGCAAAGCCATCTCCAAAGGCATCGTCATCGAAGACATCCGGCTGCTGGAAAAGACCGGCGGCAAGAGTGGCGACTACCATGCCGACGCCCCCACCAACCGAGCCGACACGCCGTGA